The Deinococcus apachensis DSM 19763 genome includes a region encoding these proteins:
- the moaD gene encoding molybdopterin converting factor subunit 1 produces the protein MRVNVVFFARLRRESGLETATLETPEGATVRELAAEVEQTYGLNLRGCMVAVNEAYATPDHVLEPGDEVAFLPPVAGGADEDVRCEVVGTPLLLAEADAFLVRPEHGAQAYFVGTVRSPNKGKQVEYIEYEGYAPMAGKVMRDAAARARARYGTLRVVVQHRIGRLLPGEASILIGVASPHRRAALEACDFLIEHLKVHLPIWKHEADEDGQHWVEGQTGNPTL, from the coding sequence ATGCGGGTCAATGTGGTGTTTTTTGCCCGGCTGAGGCGCGAATCCGGTCTGGAGACGGCAACACTGGAGACGCCCGAAGGCGCGACGGTGCGGGAGTTGGCGGCTGAGGTCGAGCAGACCTACGGCCTGAACCTGCGTGGCTGTATGGTGGCTGTCAACGAGGCGTATGCCACGCCCGACCATGTGCTTGAACCGGGCGATGAAGTAGCTTTCCTGCCTCCAGTTGCTGGTGGTGCGGACGAAGACGTGCGCTGCGAGGTGGTGGGCACTCCTCTTCTGTTAGCCGAGGCAGACGCTTTCCTGGTCCGTCCCGAACACGGTGCCCAAGCCTATTTCGTGGGTACCGTGCGCTCGCCGAACAAGGGCAAACAGGTCGAGTACATCGAGTACGAGGGGTACGCGCCGATGGCCGGAAAGGTGATGCGAGATGCGGCGGCGCGGGCCCGTGCCCGATACGGCACCCTGCGGGTGGTCGTGCAGCACCGGATTGGCCGCCTCCTGCCCGGTGAGGCGAGCATCCTGATCGGGGTGGCGAGCCCTCACCGCCGCGCTGCGCTCGAGGCATGCGACTTTCTGATCGAACACCTCAAGGTACATCTGCCTATCTGGAAGCACGAGGCCGACGAGGACGGACAGCACTGGGTCGAGGGGCAGACGGGGAACCCTACGCTTTAG
- a CDS encoding PrsW family intramembrane metalloprotease, with translation MPLALSLIASVLLTFGWLWFFVRRDRHPEPPWLLARTFGWGMVAWAVSAAFEGSFERLSFPLLVMLLSAVVEESSKLLAASTAATEHAFDEPMDGLVYAVTAALGFALLENVTYTLGFGAHAATWHALLTTLAHALFSAPQGYALGGRHLRGGRWWRSRALLLSIALHFAFNGLLTGGASWPHLLVLVLVVGLMALLASRYYRHFEAYARENSQPS, from the coding sequence CGCGTCGGTGCTGCTGACGTTTGGGTGGCTCTGGTTCTTCGTGCGCCGAGACCGTCATCCCGAACCGCCTTGGCTGCTCGCCCGCACCTTTGGCTGGGGCATGGTTGCCTGGGCGGTCTCGGCGGCCTTTGAGGGCAGTTTCGAGCGCCTGAGCTTTCCCCTGCTGGTCATGCTGCTGTCCGCCGTGGTCGAGGAAAGCAGCAAACTCCTGGCGGCCAGTACCGCTGCCACCGAGCACGCCTTCGACGAGCCGATGGACGGCCTGGTCTACGCCGTGACCGCCGCGCTGGGCTTCGCGCTGCTGGAGAACGTGACATACACGCTGGGCTTCGGCGCGCACGCGGCGACCTGGCACGCACTGCTGACCACCCTGGCCCACGCCCTGTTCAGTGCTCCCCAGGGCTACGCGCTGGGAGGACGGCATCTGCGCGGGGGGCGGTGGTGGCGCTCCCGGGCCCTGCTGCTCAGCATCGCCCTGCACTTTGCCTTCAACGGGCTGCTGACGGGGGGGGCGAGCTGGCCTCACCTGCTTGTCCTGGTGCTGGTCGTGGGCCTGATGGCCCTGCTGGCGAGCCGTTACTACCGCCACTTCGAGGCCTATGCTCGGGAGAACTCCCAGCCGTCCTGA